In the genome of Cupriavidus taiwanensis, one region contains:
- a CDS encoding ABC transporter ATP-binding protein, translating to MNTNTTPILEATGIVKQYGKFMALGGVDLRVMPGTIHSVIGPNGAGKTTLFHMLTGTKEVSAGRIVFDGKDVTAEADYQRVQRGIARSFQVTSLFPSLPVRENLRLAALGTSPRKAMSGWRLPVGELACGEVVDQVLERLELARVADSAAGALSHGQQRRLEVGMALAARPRAIFLDEPTSGMGVDDLGAMKRLIRGLAQDHTVVLIEHNMDIVMDISDTVTVMQQGKVLMEGPPAAVRGDPRVRAAYLGNMITGGKG from the coding sequence ATGAACACCAACACCACTCCCATCCTCGAAGCCACCGGCATCGTCAAGCAGTACGGCAAGTTCATGGCGCTCGGCGGGGTCGACCTGCGCGTGATGCCGGGCACGATCCATTCGGTGATCGGCCCCAACGGCGCCGGCAAGACCACGCTGTTCCACATGCTGACCGGCACCAAGGAAGTCAGCGCCGGCCGCATCGTCTTCGACGGCAAGGACGTCACCGCCGAGGCCGACTACCAGCGCGTGCAGCGCGGCATCGCGCGTTCGTTCCAGGTCACCAGCCTGTTCCCGAGCCTGCCGGTGCGCGAGAACCTGCGCCTGGCCGCGCTGGGCACGTCGCCGCGCAAGGCCATGAGCGGATGGCGCCTGCCGGTGGGCGAACTCGCCTGCGGCGAGGTGGTCGACCAGGTGCTGGAACGGCTGGAGTTGGCGCGGGTCGCCGACAGCGCGGCGGGCGCGCTGTCGCACGGCCAGCAACGCCGCCTGGAAGTCGGCATGGCGCTGGCGGCGCGGCCGCGCGCGATCTTCCTGGACGAGCCCACCTCGGGCATGGGCGTCGACGACCTCGGCGCGATGAAGCGCCTGATCCGCGGGCTGGCGCAGGACCACACCGTCGTGCTGATCGAACACAACATGGACATCGTCATGGATATCTCGGACACCGTCACGGTGATGCAGCAAGGCAAGGTCCTGATGGAAGGGCCGCCCGCGGCCGTGCGGGGCGACCCGCGCGTGCGCGCCGCCTATCTGGGCAACATGATTACCGGAGGCAAGGGATGA
- a CDS encoding branched-chain amino acid ABC transporter permease yields MNVYLLQVINGVGIGMLYFLLAVGLSIVFGLLRFVNFAHGAFYALGAYLCFQALQIGMNFWVALVFAPIIIGALAWLTEKVMLRHVYAQPHEFHILVTVGLALAIQELIIVGWGPLGVDVPPPDALQGVVMWGDFVYPKYRLFVIGFTGLLAIGLWWLLEGTRLGSAVRAGSESTEMVSLLGINVFRLFSLMFALGAATAAIAGVLAAPIRGAEPFMGVEALGVAFIVVVVGGMGSFTGALVGGLLVGVVQSLMSTLWPEGARLMIYVAMAAVLLLRPHGLLGRG; encoded by the coding sequence ATGAACGTCTATCTGTTGCAGGTGATCAACGGCGTTGGGATAGGCATGCTCTACTTCCTGCTGGCGGTAGGGCTGTCGATCGTGTTCGGCCTGTTGCGCTTCGTCAATTTTGCGCATGGCGCCTTCTATGCGCTGGGCGCCTACCTCTGCTTCCAGGCGCTGCAGATCGGGATGAACTTCTGGGTGGCGCTGGTATTCGCCCCGATCATCATCGGCGCGCTGGCCTGGCTGACCGAGAAGGTCATGCTGCGCCACGTCTATGCGCAGCCGCACGAGTTCCACATCCTGGTCACGGTGGGCCTGGCGCTGGCCATCCAGGAACTCATCATCGTCGGCTGGGGGCCGCTCGGCGTCGACGTGCCGCCGCCGGATGCGCTGCAGGGCGTGGTGATGTGGGGCGACTTCGTCTATCCCAAGTACCGCCTGTTCGTGATCGGCTTCACCGGCCTGCTGGCCATCGGCCTGTGGTGGCTGCTGGAAGGCACGCGCCTGGGCAGCGCGGTGCGCGCGGGCAGCGAATCGACCGAAATGGTGTCGCTGCTCGGCATCAACGTGTTCCGGCTGTTCAGCCTGATGTTCGCGCTGGGTGCCGCCACCGCGGCGATCGCCGGCGTGCTGGCCGCGCCGATCCGCGGCGCCGAGCCGTTCATGGGCGTCGAGGCGCTGGGCGTGGCCTTTATCGTGGTCGTGGTCGGCGGCATGGGCAGCTTCACCGGCGCGCTGGTGGGCGGCTTGCTGGTGGGGGTGGTGCAGAGCCTGATGAGCACGCTGTGGCCCGAGGGCGCGCGGCTGATGATCTATGTCGCCATGGCCGCGGTGCTGCTGCTGCGTCCGCATGGCTTGCTGGGGAGGGGATGA
- a CDS encoding PLP-dependent aminotransferase family protein, which produces MTVAYPFVPALREPEGSPIRELFKYLSDPEMISFAGGYPSAALFDADGIGAASAQALRERPAECLQYGATEGAPVLRDALVALMAGRGAAVTRDQLLVTSGSQQGFDFLVRALVEPGSVVLVEEPTYSATLQALRLAGADVRGVPSDQHGMDVDALAAMLADGAARPRLIYTVPTFANPTGATLSHARRLRLLELAARHQVVLVEDDPYGALSFDGAAPPSLLALCDQVPGARPWLVHLASLSKTLAPGLRIGWMVAAPEIIRRAVIAKQVSDLCTPPWIQLAVAQYLADGRLPAQVEREIAFYRDKRDRLAQALWQAFGERIRFALPAGGMFLWAALEGVDDAAALLPHAIAEKVLFVPGAGFYAQRRARPAFRLSFAGAAPEQIAAGVARLKRAAARLDAAG; this is translated from the coding sequence ATGACCGTCGCCTACCCGTTCGTTCCCGCGCTGCGCGAGCCGGAAGGCTCGCCGATCCGCGAGCTGTTCAAGTACCTGTCGGATCCGGAGATGATCTCCTTCGCGGGCGGCTACCCGTCCGCCGCGCTGTTCGATGCCGACGGCATCGGCGCCGCGTCCGCGCAGGCGCTGCGCGAGCGGCCCGCCGAATGCCTGCAGTACGGCGCCACCGAAGGCGCGCCCGTGCTGCGCGACGCCCTGGTTGCGCTGATGGCCGGGCGCGGTGCCGCCGTGACGCGGGACCAGCTGCTGGTCACCAGCGGCTCGCAGCAGGGCTTCGATTTCCTGGTGCGCGCGCTGGTCGAGCCGGGCAGCGTGGTGCTGGTCGAGGAGCCGACCTATTCGGCGACATTGCAGGCGCTGCGGCTGGCGGGCGCCGACGTGCGCGGCGTGCCGTCGGACCAGCACGGCATGGACGTCGACGCGCTCGCGGCGATGCTGGCCGACGGCGCGGCGCGCCCGCGGCTGATCTACACCGTGCCGACCTTCGCCAACCCGACCGGCGCCACGCTGTCGCACGCGCGCCGGCTGCGGCTGCTGGAGCTGGCGGCGCGGCACCAGGTGGTGCTGGTCGAAGACGATCCCTATGGCGCGCTGAGTTTCGACGGCGCCGCGCCGCCGTCGCTGCTGGCGCTGTGCGACCAGGTGCCCGGCGCCCGTCCGTGGCTGGTGCACCTGGCCAGCCTGTCTAAGACGCTGGCGCCCGGCCTGCGCATCGGCTGGATGGTGGCCGCGCCGGAAATCATCCGCCGCGCGGTGATTGCCAAGCAGGTGTCGGATCTCTGCACGCCGCCGTGGATCCAGCTGGCGGTCGCGCAATACCTGGCGGACGGGCGGCTGCCGGCGCAGGTGGAGCGGGAGATCGCGTTCTACCGCGACAAGCGCGACCGGCTCGCCCAGGCGCTGTGGCAGGCCTTCGGCGAGCGGATCCGCTTTGCCTTGCCGGCTGGCGGCATGTTCCTGTGGGCTGCGCTGGAGGGCGTCGACGATGCCGCCGCGCTGCTGCCGCATGCGATCGCCGAAAAGGTGTTGTTCGTACCCGGGGCCGGCTTCTACGCGCAGCGCCGCGCACGGCCCGCGTTCCGGCTGTCGTTCGCGGGCGCGGCGCCGGAGCAGATCGCCGCAGGCGTGGCGCGGCTGAAGCGGGCGGCGGCGCGCCTGGACGCGGCTGGCTGA
- a CDS encoding branched-chain amino acid ABC transporter permease: MIAMQRQWLLRYRFWWLALGVTLLLPLTMRSGTLATEVLIYAMAAMACNLLLGYTGLLSFGQGIFFGLGSYAVGLALTRASLPVPLALLLAIAIGAAAAALVGWFAIRQRGTYFVMLTLAFAQMFYFLAYTAPGITGGDNGLLDIPRPPLSVAGNALVSLASPWQFYGFVAVLFLAVFLAVLRVTESVLGRTLLAIRDNEERALAVGYNVKAFKLLAFMVSGAVTGLAGALHAMLTGIAPLTNIDYHASEMILVMTVIGGTGNIFASVLGAAFYVLLADWLSTLWPRWLMLLGFLLIAVSLFMQRGLWGLGAAAWDRLRGARRAPVTQEERA, encoded by the coding sequence ATGATTGCGATGCAAAGACAATGGCTCCTGCGCTACCGCTTCTGGTGGCTGGCACTTGGCGTCACGCTGCTGCTGCCGCTGACGATGCGCTCCGGCACGCTCGCCACCGAAGTGCTGATCTACGCGATGGCGGCGATGGCGTGCAACCTGCTGCTCGGCTACACCGGCCTGCTGTCGTTCGGCCAGGGCATCTTCTTCGGGCTGGGCAGCTATGCGGTGGGGCTGGCATTGACGCGCGCCAGCCTGCCGGTGCCGCTGGCGCTGCTGCTGGCGATCGCGATCGGCGCGGCCGCGGCGGCGCTGGTCGGCTGGTTCGCCATCCGCCAGCGCGGTACCTACTTCGTGATGCTGACGCTCGCGTTCGCGCAGATGTTCTACTTCCTCGCCTATACGGCGCCCGGCATCACCGGCGGCGACAACGGCCTGCTGGACATCCCGCGTCCGCCCTTGTCCGTCGCCGGTAATGCGCTGGTGTCGCTGGCATCGCCGTGGCAGTTCTATGGTTTCGTCGCGGTGCTGTTCCTGGCGGTCTTCCTTGCGGTGCTACGCGTGACCGAGTCGGTGCTGGGACGCACGCTGCTGGCGATCCGCGACAACGAAGAGCGCGCCCTGGCGGTCGGCTACAACGTCAAGGCATTCAAGCTGCTGGCCTTCATGGTGTCCGGCGCGGTCACCGGGCTGGCCGGCGCGCTGCATGCGATGCTGACCGGCATCGCGCCGCTGACCAATATCGACTACCACGCCAGCGAGATGATCCTGGTGATGACCGTGATCGGCGGCACCGGCAATATCTTTGCCTCGGTGCTGGGCGCCGCCTTCTACGTGCTGCTGGCGGACTGGCTGTCGACGCTGTGGCCGCGCTGGCTGATGCTGCTCGGTTTCCTGCTGATCGCCGTCAGCCTGTTCATGCAGCGCGGGCTGTGGGGGCTGGGCGCCGCGGCATGGGATCGCCTGCGCGGCGCACGCCGCGCGCCCGTCACGCAGGAGGAACGCGCATGA
- a CDS encoding MarR family winged helix-turn-helix transcriptional regulator — protein MARDNDGNRLQRPRRLADFINYRVYHLNRVALGAAALHLRARAGVTRREWRMISFLGEQPGTRLTELAQSAGLDKVLASRAVHALVERGLVRRETRAQDRRAAAFTLTEEGDAVYRAAFAQARDFNTQLAACLTAEEARVLSRCLDKLQAQAGAMLAEAQALPQPAGVAPAWELQRVWRGDKG, from the coding sequence ATGGCGCGCGACAACGACGGCAACCGCCTGCAGCGGCCCCGCCGGCTGGCCGATTTCATCAACTACCGGGTCTACCATCTGAACCGCGTGGCGCTGGGCGCGGCCGCGCTGCACCTGCGCGCGCGGGCGGGCGTGACGCGGCGCGAATGGCGCATGATTTCCTTCCTGGGGGAGCAGCCCGGCACGCGGCTGACCGAACTGGCGCAGAGTGCCGGCCTCGACAAGGTGCTGGCCAGCCGCGCCGTGCACGCGCTGGTGGAACGTGGCCTGGTGCGCCGGGAAACGCGCGCGCAGGACCGGCGCGCGGCCGCGTTCACGCTGACGGAGGAGGGCGACGCGGTCTACCGCGCCGCCTTTGCGCAGGCGCGCGACTTCAATACGCAATTGGCCGCCTGCCTGACGGCCGAAGAGGCGCGGGTGCTGTCGCGCTGCCTCGACAAGCTGCAGGCGCAGGCCGGCGCCATGCTGGCCGAGGCCCAGGCCTTGCCGCAGCCGGCGGGCGTGGCGCCGGCGTGGGAGCTGCAGCGGGTGTGGCGCGGGGACAAGGGGTAG
- a CDS encoding DUF1338 domain-containing protein, translating to MSNNINQLVSLHLGATGAERLSALVSAPTQLPAGAAGRPSRAEIAHALNLVLFAGILERVPTGKAYTEDVAAAGGKVHFDHGALRTVRWPDHGALPAGEAAFTRILRPLGYRLNGTYPLDRIGMTGRSYAHEDAPEEIAQFFVSELHPERFSEGFQQAVSRVLETSVDPLTPRAQALLWELEREGSLPLADAGELIGALARCFERHHAAPRLADYEALLAESAEMAWIATEGNAFNHATDRVEDVFALAEAQKRLGRPIKDKVEVSRSGRVRQTAFRADPVRRAFVGADGAEVVREVPGSFYEFITRDRYVDDAQAVTRTDLGFDAGNAQGIFKMTAAAC from the coding sequence ATGAGCAACAACATCAACCAACTCGTTTCCCTGCACCTTGGCGCCACCGGCGCCGAGCGCCTGTCCGCGCTGGTGAGCGCGCCCACGCAGCTGCCGGCCGGCGCAGCCGGGCGCCCGTCGCGCGCGGAGATTGCCCATGCGCTGAACCTGGTGCTGTTCGCCGGCATCCTGGAGCGCGTGCCGACCGGCAAGGCCTACACCGAAGACGTGGCCGCAGCGGGCGGCAAGGTCCACTTCGACCATGGCGCGCTGCGCACCGTGCGCTGGCCCGACCACGGCGCGCTGCCAGCCGGCGAGGCCGCCTTCACGCGCATCCTGCGTCCGCTGGGCTACCGCCTCAACGGCACCTATCCGCTCGACCGCATCGGCATGACCGGGCGCTCGTACGCGCATGAAGACGCGCCGGAAGAGATCGCGCAGTTCTTTGTCAGCGAACTGCACCCGGAGCGTTTCAGTGAAGGCTTCCAGCAGGCCGTCAGCCGCGTCCTGGAAACTTCGGTCGATCCGCTGACGCCGCGCGCGCAGGCCCTGCTGTGGGAGCTCGAGCGCGAAGGGTCGTTGCCGCTGGCGGATGCCGGCGAGCTGATCGGTGCGCTGGCGCGCTGCTTCGAACGCCATCACGCAGCGCCGCGGCTGGCCGATTACGAGGCCCTGCTGGCCGAATCGGCCGAGATGGCGTGGATCGCCACCGAGGGCAATGCCTTCAACCACGCCACCGACCGCGTCGAAGACGTGTTCGCCCTGGCCGAGGCGCAGAAGCGCCTGGGCCGTCCGATCAAGGACAAGGTGGAAGTGTCGCGCAGCGGCCGCGTGCGCCAGACCGCGTTCCGCGCCGACCCGGTGCGCCGTGCCTTTGTCGGCGCGGACGGCGCCGAGGTGGTGCGCGAGGTGCCGGGCTCGTTCTACGAGTTCATCACCCGCGACCGCTACGTCGATGACGCGCAGGCGGTCACGCGCACCGACCTGGGCTTCGATGCGGGCAATGCGCAGGGCATCTTCAAGATGACCGCCGCGGCATGCTGA
- a CDS encoding FadR/GntR family transcriptional regulator, which translates to MAMFREGKTGAIEIRKQKRADLVAEELKRLITQRNLRPGDKLPHEVKLQQMFSVSKSTIREALKSLEVQGLIRVSTGPAGGGTIVEVPLDRTFQLMQNYLFFKDVGIADIYTVRRLLEPELAAGAVPHLTDDDFKALERTIDLCDPASAAAATPLLDQRQEDLTFHDILAAANPNPMLRFSCELINEMIRQLVVFGNDTPACEHEKFGAANVKFHKRIVEAARQRDAETVRALMSAHMEECTHYVTRMNGRVHGRLVLDSEMPRRGRMLPADDE; encoded by the coding sequence ATGGCGATGTTTCGGGAGGGCAAGACCGGGGCCATCGAGATCCGCAAGCAGAAGCGCGCGGACCTGGTGGCGGAAGAGCTCAAGCGGCTGATTACCCAGCGCAACCTGCGCCCGGGCGACAAGCTGCCGCACGAGGTCAAGCTGCAGCAGATGTTCTCGGTCAGCAAGAGCACCATCCGCGAGGCACTGAAGTCGCTCGAGGTACAGGGCCTGATCCGGGTCAGCACCGGGCCGGCGGGCGGCGGCACGATCGTCGAAGTGCCGCTGGACCGCACCTTCCAGCTGATGCAGAACTACCTGTTCTTCAAGGACGTCGGCATTGCCGATATCTACACCGTGCGCCGGCTGCTGGAGCCGGAGCTGGCCGCAGGCGCGGTGCCGCATCTGACCGATGACGATTTCAAGGCGCTGGAGCGCACCATCGACCTGTGCGACCCTGCGTCGGCCGCGGCGGCGACCCCATTGCTGGACCAGCGCCAGGAAGACCTGACCTTCCACGACATCCTGGCCGCCGCCAATCCCAACCCGATGCTGCGGTTCTCATGCGAGCTGATCAACGAAATGATTCGCCAGCTGGTGGTGTTCGGCAACGACACCCCTGCGTGCGAGCACGAGAAATTCGGCGCGGCCAACGTCAAGTTCCACAAGCGCATTGTCGAGGCGGCACGCCAGCGCGACGCCGAGACGGTGCGCGCGCTGATGTCGGCGCATATGGAAGAGTGCACGCATTACGTCACGCGCATGAACGGGCGGGTCCACGGCCGCCTGGTGCTGGACTCCGAGATGCCGCGGCGCGGCCGGATGCTGCCGGCGGACGACGAATGA
- a CDS encoding Bug family tripartite tricarboxylate transporter substrate binding protein, which translates to MSPNNLVPRLVACLLAVAAAWSAPAGAQSDRPLRILVGYPAGGTADLAARLVGDKLRETLNQTVVIENKPGAGGRLVMDYARTQPADGNTLVVANSAVMTIAPLVYRKLNYDIQRDFTPVAQAANFQLALATGPGSPARTLKDYVAWLRAAAQNNSYASPALGSIPHFFGLMIGKQVGVDMLHVPFNGSAPLMSALVGGQVPASVDTLADLTEMHRAGKIRVLATSGTHRSVALPDVPTFTELGYQGIEGEGRYGVLAPAGTPRAALARLNAAIVKAVQSPDVREKFLKLGLEPATGPAEAFAGVLKADAAKWAPVVKASGYTGD; encoded by the coding sequence GTGAGCCCCAACAACCTCGTTCCCCGCCTCGTCGCATGCCTGCTGGCAGTCGCCGCGGCCTGGTCCGCGCCGGCCGGCGCGCAGTCGGACCGGCCGCTGCGCATCCTGGTGGGCTACCCCGCCGGCGGCACCGCCGACCTGGCCGCACGCCTGGTGGGCGACAAGCTGCGCGAGACCCTGAACCAGACCGTGGTGATCGAGAACAAGCCCGGCGCCGGCGGGCGGCTGGTGATGGACTACGCGCGCACGCAGCCGGCCGATGGCAATACGCTGGTGGTGGCCAACTCGGCGGTGATGACCATCGCGCCGCTGGTCTACCGCAAGCTCAACTACGATATCCAGCGCGATTTCACGCCGGTGGCGCAGGCCGCCAACTTCCAGCTGGCGCTGGCCACCGGTCCGGGCAGCCCGGCGCGCACGCTGAAGGATTACGTGGCGTGGCTCAGGGCCGCAGCGCAGAACAACTCCTACGCCTCGCCCGCGCTCGGCAGCATTCCGCATTTCTTCGGGCTGATGATCGGCAAGCAGGTGGGCGTCGACATGCTGCACGTGCCGTTCAACGGCTCGGCGCCGCTGATGAGCGCACTGGTCGGCGGGCAGGTGCCGGCCTCGGTCGACACCCTCGCCGACCTGACCGAGATGCACCGCGCCGGCAAGATCCGGGTGCTGGCAACCTCGGGCACGCACCGCTCGGTGGCGCTGCCGGACGTGCCCACCTTCACGGAACTCGGCTACCAGGGCATCGAGGGCGAAGGCCGCTATGGCGTGCTGGCGCCGGCAGGCACGCCGCGCGCGGCGCTGGCGCGGCTCAACGCCGCCATCGTCAAGGCGGTGCAATCGCCCGACGTGCGCGAAAAATTCCTGAAGCTCGGGCTCGAACCCGCCACCGGGCCGGCCGAGGCCTTCGCCGGGGTGCTGAAGGCCGACGCCGCCAAATGGGCGCCGGTGGTCAAGGCCTCGGGCTATACCGGCGACTGA
- a CDS encoding ABC transporter substrate-binding protein, with protein MNRRDLLKLAALSAVPTSLIHGRSALAAGEALEFGCPVPMSGAFAANGKFADLGMRLAIDQYGQVLGRPLRYSVLDTEGKPATAVRKVQELAQQKAARYFAGGILSSESLAMGKEAEKFGGVFVTTAGADEITGKDCNRATFRWSVPTFGAIERTVRPLIESMPKAKRWYTITPQYVFGDGLLSAAKAIFKEKGIEHVGNSYHALTEKEFSGYLTNALAAKPDVLLILNFGSQSADTLRQAVSFGMKKNTTILLAWASGLEQFESLGADLCEGVYFGAQYWHGVDTPLNRDLVKRTQAKFKSNPNYSLAGSYICTKIMVDGMIKAGSADPKAVVAALEGMKYEGLTGPEEIRAADHQVLKNYYLLKGKAKSRMKDKDDYAEIVSVGKAFLPVEQTQCKMA; from the coding sequence TTGAATCGTCGTGACCTGCTGAAACTGGCGGCGTTGTCCGCCGTTCCCACCTCCCTGATCCATGGCCGCAGCGCCCTTGCCGCCGGCGAAGCACTGGAATTCGGCTGCCCGGTGCCGATGTCGGGCGCCTTCGCCGCCAACGGCAAATTCGCCGACCTGGGCATGCGGCTCGCCATCGACCAGTACGGCCAGGTGCTGGGCCGGCCGCTGCGCTACAGCGTGCTCGATACCGAAGGCAAGCCCGCCACCGCGGTGCGCAAGGTGCAGGAGCTGGCGCAGCAGAAGGCGGCGCGCTATTTCGCGGGCGGCATCCTGTCGTCCGAATCGCTGGCCATGGGCAAGGAGGCGGAGAAATTCGGCGGCGTGTTCGTGACCACCGCGGGGGCCGACGAGATCACCGGCAAGGACTGCAACCGCGCCACTTTCCGCTGGTCGGTGCCGACCTTCGGCGCGATCGAGCGCACCGTGCGGCCGCTGATCGAATCGATGCCCAAGGCGAAGCGCTGGTACACCATCACGCCGCAATACGTGTTTGGCGACGGGTTGCTGTCGGCGGCGAAGGCGATCTTCAAGGAGAAGGGCATCGAGCACGTGGGCAACAGCTACCACGCCCTGACCGAGAAAGAGTTCAGCGGCTACCTGACCAATGCGCTGGCCGCCAAGCCGGACGTGCTGCTGATCCTGAACTTCGGCTCGCAATCCGCCGACACGCTGCGCCAGGCAGTCAGCTTCGGCATGAAGAAGAACACCACCATCCTGCTGGCGTGGGCCTCGGGGCTGGAGCAATTCGAGTCGCTCGGTGCTGACCTGTGCGAGGGCGTTTACTTCGGCGCGCAGTACTGGCACGGCGTCGATACGCCGCTGAACCGCGACCTGGTCAAGCGCACCCAGGCCAAGTTCAAGTCCAATCCCAACTACAGCCTGGCGGGCTCGTACATCTGCACCAAGATCATGGTGGACGGCATGATCAAGGCCGGCAGCGCCGATCCGAAGGCGGTGGTCGCCGCGCTCGAGGGCATGAAGTACGAGGGCCTGACCGGGCCGGAGGAAATCCGCGCCGCCGACCACCAGGTGCTGAAGAACTACTACCTGCTCAAGGGCAAGGCCAAGTCGCGCATGAAGGATAAAGACGACTACGCCGAGATCGTCAGCGTCGGCAAGGCCTTCCTGCCGGTCGAGCAGACCCAGTGCAAGATGGCCTGA
- a CDS encoding Bug family tripartite tricarboxylate transporter substrate binding protein, producing MKRLFSALAAGTFAFGMTLSGIVAAEDFPAKPVRIIVPYPPGGTTDMVARLVGERLALQWKQPVLVENRPGAGGIVGTGVAAKSTADGYTLLMGSVGEFGINPTLYKKLPYDAVADFAPVTMVARVPNVVVLSPAFAERAHVQTLAEFITYLKANPKRVNMASAGNGTSTHLAGELFQRMTGTEMSHVAYKGSSPAIADLMGGSVDVMFDNLPASLPFVRSGKLKALAVTTPARSSALPNVPTVAAAGPVPGFDASPWFGLLAPRGVSSAVAQKISQDLARALGDPAVQSRMRDLGAEPAPSTPEAFAEVLKKDRQKWGEIVRLSGASVD from the coding sequence ATGAAACGCTTGTTCAGCGCGCTGGCCGCCGGCACTTTTGCCTTTGGCATGACCCTATCCGGCATCGTCGCCGCCGAGGATTTCCCCGCCAAGCCCGTCCGCATCATCGTGCCGTACCCGCCGGGCGGCACCACCGACATGGTGGCGCGGCTGGTCGGCGAACGGCTCGCGCTGCAGTGGAAGCAACCGGTGCTGGTGGAGAACCGGCCCGGGGCGGGCGGCATCGTGGGCACCGGCGTCGCCGCCAAGTCCACCGCCGACGGCTATACGCTGCTGATGGGCTCGGTGGGCGAGTTCGGCATCAATCCCACCCTGTACAAGAAGCTGCCCTATGACGCCGTGGCCGATTTCGCGCCGGTGACGATGGTGGCGCGCGTGCCCAACGTGGTGGTGCTGTCGCCCGCCTTTGCCGAGCGCGCGCACGTGCAGACGCTGGCCGAGTTCATTACCTACCTGAAGGCCAACCCGAAGCGCGTCAACATGGCGTCGGCGGGCAACGGCACCTCGACGCACCTGGCCGGCGAGCTGTTCCAGCGCATGACCGGCACCGAGATGAGCCACGTCGCCTACAAGGGCAGCAGCCCGGCGATTGCCGACCTGATGGGCGGCAGCGTCGACGTGATGTTCGACAACCTGCCGGCGTCGCTGCCGTTCGTGCGCTCCGGCAAGCTCAAGGCGCTGGCGGTGACCACGCCGGCGCGCTCGTCGGCGCTGCCCAACGTGCCGACCGTGGCCGCCGCCGGTCCGGTGCCGGGCTTCGACGCCAGCCCCTGGTTCGGCCTGCTGGCGCCGCGCGGCGTATCCAGCGCGGTGGCGCAGAAGATCAGCCAGGACCTGGCGCGCGCGCTCGGCGATCCCGCCGTGCAGTCCCGCATGCGCGACCTCGGCGCGGAACCCGCGCCGAGCACTCCCGAAGCCTTCGCCGAGGTGCTGAAGAAAGACCGCCAGAAGTGGGGCGAGATCGTGCGCCTGTCCGGCGCTTCGGTGGACTGA
- a CDS encoding LysR substrate-binding domain-containing protein codes for MRQRLPSLSSLRAFEAAALHLNLRRAAADLFITESAVSRQIAALEGLLGVQLFHRANQRITLTAAGALYSVQVREMLRKLQRDTLEVMAHEGAGGTVELACVPTLAVEWLIPRLPDFYARHPRVVVNISAQSDVFLFDGTPYDAAIHFGEAVYPGARADLLFREESVAVCHPQLFGRKKRLDASDIAHAPLLHLATRSFGWKQWMEAAGIDDVNAMRGARFDHHSMVIAAARAGLGIGLVPRFLVEEYLASGQLVSPVARSLRSTSAYYLVQPDTRPMSHAMQHLRAWLLEAASAFAEGQGVGSAGPKSAARG; via the coding sequence ATGCGGCAACGCCTTCCCAGCCTTTCCAGCCTGCGCGCCTTCGAAGCCGCCGCGCTGCACCTCAACCTGCGCCGCGCCGCCGCCGACCTGTTCATCACGGAAAGCGCGGTATCGCGCCAGATTGCCGCGCTGGAAGGCCTGCTCGGCGTGCAACTGTTTCACCGCGCCAACCAGCGCATCACGCTGACCGCGGCCGGTGCGCTCTACAGCGTCCAGGTGCGCGAGATGCTGCGCAAGCTGCAGCGCGACACGCTGGAGGTGATGGCGCATGAAGGCGCGGGCGGCACCGTCGAGCTGGCGTGCGTGCCGACCCTGGCGGTCGAATGGCTGATCCCGCGCCTGCCCGATTTCTACGCGCGCCATCCCCGGGTGGTGGTCAATATCAGCGCCCAGTCCGACGTGTTCCTGTTCGACGGCACACCCTACGATGCGGCGATCCACTTCGGCGAAGCGGTCTATCCCGGCGCGCGGGCGGATCTGTTGTTCCGCGAGGAATCCGTGGCGGTGTGCCACCCCCAGCTGTTCGGCCGCAAGAAGCGCCTCGACGCGAGCGACATCGCGCATGCGCCGCTGCTGCACCTGGCCACGCGCAGTTTTGGCTGGAAGCAATGGATGGAGGCGGCCGGCATCGACGACGTCAACGCCATGCGCGGCGCCCGCTTCGACCACCACAGCATGGTGATCGCCGCGGCGCGGGCCGGCCTGGGCATCGGCCTGGTGCCGCGCTTCCTGGTGGAAGAGTACCTGGCGAGCGGGCAACTGGTGAGCCCCGTGGCCCGCTCGCTGCGCTCCACCAGCGCGTATTACCTGGTCCAGCCCGATACGCGCCCGATGAGCCATGCCATGCAGCATCTGCGCGCGTGGCTGCTGGAGGCGGCCTCGGCATTTGCCGAGGGCCAGGGCGTGGGATCCGCGGGCCCCAAGTCAGCAGCGCGGGGTTGA